The proteins below come from a single Staphylococcus sp. MI 10-1553 genomic window:
- the pnp gene encoding polyribonucleotide nucleotidyltransferase, protein MSQEKKVFKTEWANQPLTIETGQLAKQANGAVLVRYGDTVVLSTATASKEPRDGDFFPLTVNYEEKMYAAGKIPGGFKKREGRPGDEATLTARLIDRPIRPLFPDGYRHDVQIINTVLSADPNCSPEMAAMIGSSMALSVSDIPFQGPIAGVNVGYVDGEYVINPNLAQREKSRLDLEVAGHKDAVNMVEAGASEITEAEMLEAILFGHEEIKRLCAFQEEIIAHLQPEKREFIPEEKNQTLIDSVTQMTKDENLNGAIQTFDKQERDENLDAIKERILANFENEEDPENEALLKEVGTIINTLIKDEVRRLIADEKIRPDGRKPDEIRPLSSEVGLLPRAHGSGLFTRGQTQALSVLTLGSISEYQIIDGLGEEEHKRFMHHYNFPNFSVGETGPVRAPGRREIGHGALGERALKYIIPDEKTFPYTVRIVSEVLESNGSSSQASICGSTLALMDAGVPIKAPVAGIAMGLVTREESYTILTDIQGMEDALGDMDFKVAGTTEGITAIQMDIKIDGLTKEVIEEALEQARKGRLAILDHMMQTIAQPRKELSAYAPKVEIMQIKPEKIRDVIGPGGKQINEIIDATGVKLDIEQDGTVYIGSTEQDMINQARTWIESIVREAEVGQVYHAKVKRIEKFGAFVELFPGKDALVHISQISNERINKVEDVLNMGDTLKVKVTEIDKQGRVNASHKVLL, encoded by the coding sequence ATGTCTCAAGAAAAGAAGGTTTTTAAGACGGAATGGGCAAACCAGCCGTTAACAATAGAAACAGGACAACTCGCAAAACAAGCGAATGGTGCTGTGCTCGTACGCTACGGGGACACAGTTGTCTTATCTACAGCGACTGCATCAAAAGAACCACGTGATGGCGACTTTTTCCCACTAACTGTCAACTATGAGGAAAAAATGTATGCTGCGGGTAAAATTCCAGGTGGTTTCAAAAAGCGTGAAGGACGTCCAGGTGATGAAGCGACATTAACTGCACGTTTAATCGACCGTCCTATCCGTCCATTATTCCCAGATGGCTATCGTCATGATGTCCAAATCATTAACACTGTATTGAGTGCGGATCCTAACTGTTCACCTGAAATGGCAGCGATGATCGGTTCATCAATGGCGTTAAGTGTATCAGATATTCCATTTCAAGGCCCAATTGCGGGGGTTAATGTGGGTTATGTTGATGGTGAATATGTCATTAACCCGAATTTAGCACAACGCGAAAAATCACGTCTTGATCTAGAAGTAGCCGGTCATAAAGATGCGGTGAACATGGTTGAAGCGGGTGCGAGTGAAATTACTGAAGCAGAAATGTTAGAAGCGATTTTATTTGGACATGAAGAAATCAAACGTTTATGTGCATTCCAAGAAGAAATTATTGCGCATTTACAGCCTGAAAAGCGTGAATTTATTCCTGAAGAGAAAAATCAAACGCTCATCGATTCAGTGACGCAAATGACAAAAGATGAGAATTTAAATGGTGCCATTCAAACGTTCGATAAACAAGAGCGTGACGAGAATCTTGATGCGATTAAAGAACGTATTTTAGCAAACTTTGAAAACGAAGAAGATCCAGAAAATGAAGCGTTATTAAAAGAAGTCGGCACAATCATTAATACGTTAATTAAAGATGAAGTACGCCGTTTGATTGCAGATGAAAAAATTCGTCCAGACGGTCGTAAACCAGACGAAATCCGTCCATTATCATCAGAAGTAGGCTTATTACCACGTGCACACGGTTCAGGATTGTTCACACGTGGACAAACTCAAGCATTGTCTGTGTTAACGTTAGGCTCTATTTCTGAATATCAAATTATCGATGGTTTAGGCGAAGAGGAGCACAAACGTTTCATGCACCACTACAACTTCCCGAACTTCTCGGTAGGTGAGACAGGTCCAGTACGTGCGCCAGGTCGTCGTGAAATAGGTCACGGGGCATTAGGTGAACGTGCATTAAAATACATTATTCCAGATGAGAAAACATTCCCTTACACAGTACGTATCGTAAGTGAAGTGTTAGAGTCTAACGGTTCTTCATCACAAGCGTCTATCTGTGGTTCAACATTAGCGTTAATGGATGCGGGTGTGCCGATTAAAGCACCGGTTGCAGGGATTGCGATGGGTCTTGTCACACGTGAAGAAAGCTACACGATTTTAACGGATATTCAAGGTATGGAAGACGCACTTGGCGATATGGACTTTAAAGTTGCAGGTACGACTGAAGGGATTACTGCGATTCAGATGGACATTAAAATCGATGGCTTAACGAAAGAAGTCATTGAAGAAGCGTTAGAACAAGCGCGTAAAGGTCGTTTAGCTATTTTAGATCATATGATGCAAACGATTGCCCAACCAAGAAAAGAATTAAGTGCTTATGCGCCTAAAGTAGAAATCATGCAAATTAAACCTGAAAAAATCCGCGATGTGATCGGACCAGGTGGTAAACAAATTAATGAAATTATCGATGCGACAGGTGTTAAACTCGATATCGAACAAGATGGTACAGTTTACATCGGTTCAACGGAGCAAGACATGATCAATCAAGCACGTACATGGATTGAAAGTATCGTGCGTGAAGCAGAAGTCGGTCAAGTGTATCATGCGAAAGTGAAACGTATTGAAAAATTCGGTGCCTTTGTTGAACTGTTCCCAGGTAAAGATGCATTAGTTCACATTTCACAAATTTCGAATGAACGCATTAACAAAGTGGAAGATGTGTTGAACATGGGTGATACACTGAAAGTCAAAGTGACTGAGATTGACAAACAAGGTCGTGTGAACGCTTCTCATAAAGTGTTACTTTAA
- the yfmH gene encoding EF-P 5-aminopentanol modification-associated protein YfmH translates to MNETYYQQIDETVYHSTLANGLNLFIIPKKDFQKTFVTYTTQFGSLDHRFKPHGAEEFVSVPDGVAHFLEHKLFEKEAGDLFTEFAEHDAQVNAFTSFDRTSYLFSATNHIDDNIIRLLKMVESPYFSEATVEKEKGIIAEEIKMYQEQPGYRLMFNTLRAMYQDHPVRVDIAGSVESIYEITKDDLYLCYETFYHPSNMVLFVVGDVDPEHIENLVRTHEDARRIVAQPEIERDPLSEPTEVIEHQVVESMPLQSPRIMLGLKHPVYDMSLHQGVKEDIEMSFFFEMIYGEETNFYQSLLSQDIIDDTFSYQTVIEPTYSFSLITSATTEPEQLKTLLLDELHARIGTLDDQHAFDLLKRQFIGEYISSLNAPEYIANQSTKFYFDGVSLFELLNVIDSITLDTMNETVRRRIDMNALVDSRLEIKTS, encoded by the coding sequence ATGAATGAAACATATTATCAACAAATTGATGAAACGGTCTATCATTCTACTTTGGCGAATGGGCTGAATCTGTTCATTATTCCAAAGAAGGATTTTCAAAAAACATTTGTCACATACACGACGCAGTTTGGTTCATTAGACCATCGTTTTAAACCACATGGCGCAGAAGAATTCGTCTCTGTTCCGGATGGTGTTGCACATTTCTTAGAGCACAAGTTGTTTGAAAAAGAAGCAGGCGACTTATTTACAGAATTTGCAGAACATGATGCCCAAGTGAACGCGTTTACAAGTTTCGATCGTACGAGTTATTTATTTAGCGCGACGAACCATATTGACGACAACATTATACGTTTATTGAAAATGGTAGAGTCACCATACTTTTCAGAAGCAACAGTAGAAAAAGAAAAAGGAATTATTGCAGAAGAAATTAAAATGTATCAAGAGCAACCGGGATACCGTTTGATGTTTAATACGTTACGTGCGATGTATCAAGATCATCCCGTACGAGTCGATATTGCAGGTTCGGTTGAGAGCATTTATGAAATTACGAAAGACGATTTATATTTATGCTATGAAACATTTTATCATCCTTCTAATATGGTGTTATTTGTCGTTGGTGATGTTGATCCGGAGCATATTGAAAATTTAGTCCGTACGCATGAAGATGCACGTAGAATTGTGGCACAACCAGAAATTGAACGTGATCCACTCAGTGAACCTACTGAAGTCATTGAGCATCAAGTGGTTGAATCGATGCCCCTTCAATCACCAAGAATTATGCTCGGTTTGAAGCATCCGGTTTATGATATGTCACTACATCAAGGTGTCAAAGAAGATATCGAAATGTCATTTTTCTTTGAGATGATTTATGGTGAAGAAACGAATTTTTATCAGTCGTTATTGAGCCAAGATATAATCGACGATACGTTCAGTTATCAAACAGTCATTGAGCCGACATACAGTTTTTCATTGATTACATCGGCAACGACAGAACCTGAACAGTTAAAAACATTACTATTGGATGAATTACATGCACGTATTGGTACTTTAGATGATCAGCACGCGTTCGATTTGTTAAAACGTCAATTTATTGGTGAATATATTTCGAGTTTAAATGCACCAGAATATATTGCAAATCAATCCACAAAGTTTTATTTTGATGGTGTGAGCTTATTTGAATTATTGAATGTGATCGATAGTATTACGTTAGATACGATGAATGAAACGGTTCGCCGTCGTATAGATATGAATGCACTCGTCGATAGCCGTTTGGAGATTAAAACGTCATGA
- a CDS encoding DNA translocase FtsK, with the protein MAQTKKRKSQTTRNRKRTSKKKQNDTPIRFILAIVMVIVIMLGVFQLGLVGIAIDSFFNYLFGLTRYLTYFLLLLAIGFIAYNGKLPKTRRLTGSIVLQVALLFVAQLYFMATGGMRTKREPVLSYVFQSYDAAEHMQFGGGVFGFYLMHLLLPLISLVGVVILTLVLLVSSGILLLKKRHRDVAKIWLEQFKQSTASSYEKVKAHQSERRMTRKEKKEQKRFEREQQRAAEPKDVSDFPEVDIPDDEPTDYPSIPIFGHKSVEVDTPTQPVQKESMQPDIPKRNKAETQTHSEVKGSESEGSITEAGAAENQQYEIPPLTLLNEPKRQHTTSKAEVQRKGKLLETTLKNFGVDAKVTQIKIGPAVTQYEVQPAQGVKVSRIVNLHNDIALALAAKDIRIEAPIPGKSAVGIEVPNQKVAIVTLKEVLDEKFPAKNKLEVALGRDISGEPITAELNKMPHLLVAGSTGSGKSVCINGIITSILLNAKPHEVKLMMIDPKMVELNVYNGIPHLLTPVVTNPHKAAQALEKVVAEMERRYDLFQHSGTRNIEGYNDFITRKNKELGEKEALLPYIVVIVDELADLMMVAGKDVETAITRITQMARAAGIHLIIATQRPSVDVITGLIKNNIPSRIAFAVSSQTDSRTIIDSGGAEKLLGKGDMLFIKNGGSTRTRVQGAFLSDQEVQTIVDYVVAQQKANYVKEMEPDAVTEGSTESESDDPLYKEAYLFVLEQQKASTSLLQRQFRIGYNRASRIMDDLERNQVIGPQKGSKPRQILVDLNDGEV; encoded by the coding sequence ATGGCGCAAACCAAGAAACGGAAATCCCAAACGACGCGCAACAGAAAGCGTACTTCGAAAAAGAAACAGAATGATACGCCTATTCGATTCATACTCGCGATAGTGATGGTCATTGTCATCATGTTAGGCGTGTTTCAACTCGGCCTCGTTGGAATTGCCATTGATAGCTTTTTTAATTACTTATTTGGTTTAACACGTTATCTTACATACTTTTTACTTTTATTAGCGATTGGTTTTATCGCATATAATGGCAAATTACCTAAAACGCGTCGATTGACTGGTTCGATTGTCTTACAAGTTGCGCTTTTATTTGTCGCACAATTATACTTTATGGCAACAGGAGGTATGAGAACGAAACGGGAGCCTGTTTTATCATACGTGTTCCAAAGCTATGATGCGGCAGAACACATGCAATTTGGCGGAGGGGTATTCGGTTTTTATTTGATGCATTTGTTACTACCACTCATTTCGCTCGTTGGTGTTGTGATTTTGACGCTTGTATTACTCGTTTCAAGTGGTATTTTATTACTGAAAAAACGTCATCGTGATGTCGCAAAAATATGGTTGGAACAATTTAAACAATCTACAGCCTCGTCATATGAAAAGGTGAAGGCGCATCAATCTGAACGACGTATGACAAGAAAAGAGAAAAAAGAACAAAAGCGATTTGAACGCGAACAACAACGTGCAGCAGAACCAAAAGATGTGTCAGATTTTCCTGAAGTCGATATTCCAGATGATGAACCGACTGATTATCCATCGATTCCTATTTTCGGCCATAAATCTGTAGAAGTGGACACACCAACCCAACCAGTACAAAAAGAGTCGATGCAACCCGATATACCAAAACGTAATAAAGCTGAGACTCAAACGCACAGTGAAGTAAAGGGAAGCGAATCAGAAGGTAGTATTACTGAAGCGGGTGCAGCGGAAAATCAACAATATGAAATCCCGCCACTGACGCTATTGAATGAACCGAAACGTCAACATACGACTTCTAAAGCTGAAGTTCAACGTAAAGGGAAGTTGCTCGAGACGACATTGAAAAACTTTGGTGTCGATGCGAAAGTGACGCAAATTAAAATTGGACCGGCAGTAACACAATATGAAGTTCAACCTGCGCAAGGCGTCAAAGTGAGTCGTATTGTCAATTTACATAATGATATTGCACTTGCACTTGCAGCTAAGGATATTCGAATTGAAGCGCCTATTCCAGGTAAATCAGCTGTAGGGATTGAAGTACCCAATCAAAAAGTGGCGATTGTCACATTAAAAGAAGTATTGGACGAAAAATTCCCAGCTAAAAATAAATTAGAAGTGGCATTAGGTCGAGATATTTCAGGTGAACCGATAACAGCAGAATTGAATAAAATGCCGCATTTATTAGTCGCAGGTTCGACGGGGAGTGGTAAGTCAGTTTGTATTAACGGTATCATTACGAGTATTTTATTGAATGCTAAGCCACATGAAGTCAAGCTCATGATGATTGACCCTAAAATGGTAGAATTAAATGTGTATAACGGTATTCCGCATTTATTAACGCCAGTTGTCACAAATCCACATAAAGCCGCACAAGCACTTGAAAAAGTTGTGGCAGAGATGGAAAGACGTTACGATTTATTCCAACATTCAGGTACGCGAAATATTGAAGGGTATAATGACTTTATTACACGTAAAAATAAAGAGCTTGGAGAAAAAGAGGCGTTATTACCGTATATTGTCGTCATTGTCGATGAGTTAGCTGATTTAATGATGGTAGCAGGTAAAGATGTTGAAACTGCCATTACACGTATTACACAAATGGCACGTGCTGCAGGGATTCATTTGATTATCGCAACACAACGTCCGTCAGTCGATGTCATTACCGGCTTAATTAAAAACAATATCCCGTCTCGTATCGCATTTGCCGTGAGTTCGCAAACAGATTCTCGTACAATCATTGATAGTGGTGGTGCTGAGAAGCTGCTAGGTAAAGGGGATATGCTCTTTATTAAAAATGGTGGTTCGACGAGAACGCGTGTCCAAGGTGCCTTTTTAAGTGACCAAGAAGTACAAACAATAGTCGATTACGTCGTGGCGCAACAAAAGGCGAATTATGTGAAAGAGATGGAACCAGATGCGGTGACAGAAGGTAGTACAGAAAGTGAAAGTGATGATCCACTGTATAAAGAAGCTTATTTATTCGTTCTTGAACAACAAAAGGCGAGTACGTCACTGCTTCAACGCCAGTTTAGAATTGGTTATAATCGTGCATCAAGAATTATGGATGATTTAGAACGTAATCAAGTGATAGGCCCGCAAAAAGGCAGTAAACCGAGACAGATTTTAGTTGATTTAAATGATGGAGAGGTGTAA
- the ribF gene encoding riboflavin biosynthesis protein RibF, with protein sequence MEVIEITHPIQAEQYIQEDVAMALGFFDGLHRGHQALFDELDRVAKEKDLKKAVMTFDPHPSVVLNPKQKRTTYITPLNDKIELLGEQNIDYCLVVNFSSRFAEVTPDEFVQDYLVKNQARVIIAGFDFTFGKYGKGNMAMLQEYQDQFESITIGKQDLNREKISTTAIREALKTGNLAKANEQLGYRYRMKGTVVQGEKRGRTIGFPTANIEPSDDYVWPTLGVYAVSMMIGSSEQIYRGVANIGVKPTFHDDLPQAVIEVNIFDFAENIYGERVTIYWHHYIRPELKFDGIDPLVAQMNDDKARAKHLLAVDFGDDVSYNV encoded by the coding sequence ATGGAAGTTATCGAAATTACACATCCTATTCAAGCTGAACAATATATTCAAGAGGATGTAGCGATGGCTCTTGGCTTTTTCGATGGGCTACATAGAGGGCATCAAGCATTATTTGATGAATTAGATCGCGTGGCAAAGGAAAAGGATTTGAAGAAAGCGGTCATGACTTTTGATCCACATCCGTCAGTTGTTTTAAATCCTAAACAAAAACGCACAACTTATATTACGCCGTTAAATGATAAAATTGAATTATTAGGTGAACAAAATATTGATTATTGCCTTGTAGTAAATTTTTCTTCACGATTTGCAGAAGTGACACCTGATGAATTTGTTCAAGACTATTTAGTGAAAAATCAGGCCCGTGTCATTATTGCTGGATTTGATTTTACATTCGGTAAGTATGGCAAAGGAAATATGGCGATGCTTCAAGAATATCAAGATCAATTTGAAAGTATTACAATTGGCAAGCAAGATTTAAACCGTGAAAAAATTTCAACGACGGCGATTCGTGAAGCATTAAAAACGGGTAATCTTGCGAAAGCGAATGAGCAATTAGGTTATCGTTATCGTATGAAAGGGACTGTTGTACAAGGAGAAAAACGTGGCCGTACGATTGGTTTTCCGACAGCGAACATTGAACCAAGTGATGACTATGTTTGGCCAACGCTCGGTGTTTATGCGGTAAGTATGATGATTGGTTCAAGTGAGCAAATTTATCGCGGTGTTGCTAACATTGGTGTGAAGCCGACGTTTCATGATGATCTTCCACAAGCTGTTATTGAAGTGAATATTTTTGATTTTGCAGAGAATATTTATGGAGAACGTGTCACGATTTATTGGCATCACTACATTCGACCAGAGTTGAAATTTGATGGTATTGATCCACTCGTTGCGCAAATGAACGATGACAAAGCACGTGCAAAACATTTATTAGCGGTTGATTTTGGTGATGATGTATCATATAATGTATGA
- the yfmF gene encoding EF-P 5-aminopentanol modification-associated protein YfmF: protein MKQLQEHPDQRISVLSTNKFKTTTMTFKFMAPLDKKTMTQRSLLSKLLVRATQQFPTDKAFNQYLSELYGAYVNSYVSKYKDRHVITVTLEIVNERYLLDDEPLFDKGLALLKEVILNPLVKNGAFDETFVAQEKSLLKKKLTAIEDNKSQIAYLRLLKYMFGEHPYRYMAAGDLDEIDDITATDLYDTYRSMLDNDYCSIYVVGNVEEEATIQHIQSEFNIQPFTYQATQFGQHIQYDAPVNEVIEHDNVDQAKLNMGFRFPTHYGEKDFYAFLVFNMMFGGDPSSVLFNEVREQKSLAYSIHSQIDGKNGFLFVMSGVSAKDYRLAKETIIEAFNRFKSGEFTDDKMELAKKIILSGRKESKDRPKNMIEMMHNQLLLEVPETDVQYEARIQAVKHEDIQRLCQNAHLDTIYILTKEDDMDE, encoded by the coding sequence ATGAAACAACTTCAAGAACACCCGGATCAACGTATATCTGTTTTATCCACAAACAAATTTAAAACGACGACAATGACATTTAAATTCATGGCCCCATTAGATAAAAAGACGATGACCCAACGTTCATTGTTGAGCAAATTACTCGTCCGTGCCACACAACAATTTCCGACAGATAAAGCTTTCAATCAATATCTCTCTGAATTGTATGGTGCTTATGTGAATAGTTACGTGTCGAAGTATAAAGACCGTCACGTCATCACTGTTACACTTGAAATTGTCAATGAACGTTATTTGTTAGATGATGAACCATTGTTTGACAAAGGGCTCGCATTATTAAAAGAGGTCATTCTTAATCCGCTTGTTAAAAACGGCGCCTTTGATGAAACGTTTGTCGCACAAGAGAAAAGTTTATTGAAGAAAAAACTGACAGCGATTGAAGATAATAAATCACAAATTGCGTATTTACGTTTACTTAAGTATATGTTTGGCGAGCATCCATACCGTTATATGGCAGCAGGCGACCTTGATGAAATTGACGACATTACAGCAACAGATTTATATGATACATATCGTTCGATGTTAGACAATGACTACTGTTCAATATACGTGGTAGGCAATGTTGAGGAAGAAGCGACAATTCAACATATACAATCAGAATTCAATATTCAACCTTTTACATATCAAGCGACACAATTTGGTCAACATATCCAGTATGATGCACCTGTTAATGAAGTGATTGAACATGACAATGTGGATCAAGCGAAATTAAACATGGGTTTTCGTTTTCCAACGCATTATGGCGAAAAAGATTTTTATGCATTTCTCGTGTTCAATATGATGTTTGGTGGAGATCCTTCATCAGTGTTGTTCAATGAAGTCCGCGAACAAAAGAGTCTCGCTTACTCGATTCATTCACAAATTGATGGCAAAAATGGTTTCCTATTCGTTATGAGCGGGGTTTCAGCTAAAGATTACCGATTAGCCAAAGAAACGATTATCGAGGCATTTAACCGTTTTAAATCAGGCGAATTTACAGATGACAAAATGGAATTAGCGAAAAAAATCATTTTATCAGGACGTAAGGAATCTAAAGACCGTCCAAAAAATATGATTGAAATGATGCATAATCAATTGTTGCTCGAAGTACCAGAAACGGATGTCCAATATGAAGCGCGTATACAAGCAGTTAAACATGAAGACATTCAACGTCTCTGTCAAAATGCGCATCTCGATACGATTTATATTTTGACAAAGGAGGATGATATGGATGAATGA
- the rnjB gene encoding ribonuclease J2, translated as MNLVKKKNKDIRIIPLGGVGEIAKNMYIVEVDDEMFMLDAGLKFPEDEMLGIDIVIPDIQYVLENKHKLKGIFLTHGHEHAIGAVSYILEQVEAPVYGSKLTVGLVKENLKARQINKKIRYYVVNNESVMRFKGVNITFFNTTHSIPDSLGVCIHTSYGAIVYTGEFKFDQSLHGHYAPDMKKMAELGEEGVFALLSDSTEAEKPGYNTPENVIESHMFDAFAKVTGRLIVSCYASNFIRIQQVLNIANRLNRKVSFLGRSLESSFSIARKMGYFNIPKDLLIPMSEVENYPKNEVIIIATGMQGEPVEALSQMARQKHKIMNIQKGDSVFLAITASANMEVIIGNTLNELVRAGAYIIPNNKKIHASSHGCMEELKLMLNMMKPEYFIPIQGEFKMQIAHAKLASEAGVNPEKIFLAEAGDVIHYDGKDMSLNEKVNAGNVLIDGIGVGDVGNIVLRDRHLLAEDGIFIAVVTLDPKNRRIAAGPEIQSRGFVYVRESEALLKEAEEKVREIVEAGLQEKRIEWSEMKQNMRDQVSKLLFESTRRRPMIIPVISEI; from the coding sequence TTGAATTTAGTAAAGAAGAAAAATAAAGACATACGCATTATCCCCCTTGGTGGCGTAGGAGAAATCGCCAAAAACATGTATATCGTCGAAGTTGATGATGAAATGTTTATGCTTGATGCAGGGTTAAAGTTTCCTGAAGATGAAATGTTAGGAATTGATATCGTGATTCCTGACATCCAATATGTATTAGAAAACAAACATAAATTAAAAGGGATTTTCTTAACACACGGTCATGAACATGCGATTGGTGCAGTTTCATACATTTTAGAACAAGTTGAGGCTCCGGTTTATGGTTCTAAATTAACGGTTGGTTTAGTGAAAGAAAACTTAAAAGCACGTCAAATTAATAAGAAAATCCGTTATTATGTGGTCAATAATGAATCTGTCATGCGTTTTAAAGGTGTAAATATCACATTCTTTAATACGACGCACAGTATTCCGGATAGTTTAGGTGTATGTATTCATACGTCATACGGTGCAATCGTATATACAGGCGAATTTAAATTCGATCAAAGTTTACACGGTCATTATGCACCTGACATGAAGAAAATGGCTGAATTAGGCGAAGAGGGTGTGTTCGCATTATTAAGTGATTCAACTGAAGCTGAAAAGCCAGGCTATAATACCCCTGAAAATGTCATTGAAAGTCATATGTTTGATGCGTTTGCGAAAGTGACTGGACGTCTCATCGTGTCATGTTATGCATCTAACTTTATTCGCATTCAACAAGTGTTAAATATCGCAAATAGATTAAATAGAAAAGTATCATTTTTAGGCCGTTCATTAGAAAGTTCATTTAGCATTGCACGTAAGATGGGCTATTTCAACATTCCAAAAGATCTATTAATTCCTATGAGCGAAGTTGAAAATTATCCGAAAAATGAAGTGATTATTATTGCGACAGGGATGCAAGGTGAACCTGTAGAAGCGTTGAGTCAAATGGCACGTCAAAAACATAAAATTATGAATATCCAAAAAGGTGATTCTGTATTTCTAGCTATTACCGCTTCAGCCAATATGGAAGTCATTATCGGTAATACGTTGAATGAACTTGTACGTGCGGGTGCCTATATTATTCCAAACAACAAAAAGATTCATGCATCAAGTCACGGTTGTATGGAAGAGTTGAAATTAATGCTCAATATGATGAAACCTGAGTACTTCATTCCAATTCAAGGTGAGTTTAAGATGCAGATTGCGCATGCGAAACTCGCGAGTGAAGCGGGTGTGAATCCAGAAAAAATCTTCTTAGCTGAAGCAGGTGACGTCATTCATTATGATGGCAAGGATATGAGCTTAAATGAAAAAGTGAATGCGGGTAATGTCCTCATCGATGGTATTGGTGTCGGCGATGTCGGTAATATTGTGTTACGTGATCGTCATTTACTAGCAGAAGATGGTATTTTTATCGCTGTCGTTACGCTCGATCCAAAAAACAGAAGAATTGCGGCTGGCCCTGAAATTCAATCAAGAGGCTTTGTTTATGTCCGTGAAAGTGAAGCGTTACTTAAAGAAGCTGAGGAAAAGGTACGTGAAATTGTAGAAGCTGGTTTACAAGAAAAGCGTATTGAATGGTCTGAAATGAAACAAAATATGCGTGATCAAGTGAGTAAATTACTCTTTGAAAGTACACGTAGACGACCAATGATTATTCCAGTGATTTCAGAAATATAG
- the rpsO gene encoding 30S ribosomal protein S15, with amino-acid sequence MAISQERKNELIKEYRTHETDTGSPEVQIAVLTAEITALNDHLRIHKKDHHSRRGLLKMVGRRRHLLNYLRDKDIQRYRELIKSLGIRR; translated from the coding sequence ATGGCAATTTCACAAGAACGTAAAAACGAATTAATTAAAGAATATCGTACACACGAAACAGACACTGGTTCACCAGAAGTTCAAATCGCTGTGTTAACTGCAGAAATCACTGCATTAAACGATCACTTACGTATTCACAAAAAAGACCACCATTCACGTCGTGGTTTATTAAAAATGGTAGGACGTCGTCGTCACTTATTAAACTACTTACGTGACAAAGACATCCAACGTTACCGTGAATTAATCAAGTCATTAGGTATTCGTCGTTAA
- a CDS encoding GntR family transcriptional regulator gives MSVNPDVNIVKEWILKEIEAENIKPGESLPGLLAIARQLNVTTDNVQVAIHELVTEQMITQNFEEGARVKIPQPFFYPLDELMSIGRMISDKGYESGTVFLSLDEEIASLDDCKVMQLEPNSPITVIERIRTANSQPVVYCLDKVTTNVLSHFGTHNQQTSILKAIEAESHQTIAYAETEMEAISYEPYISDALEADPQDGLMLLKQVHYTEDGTPILYSLNYFKSSLVKFRTIRKRL, from the coding sequence ATGTCTGTAAATCCTGATGTTAATATTGTAAAAGAATGGATTCTTAAAGAAATAGAGGCAGAAAACATTAAACCTGGTGAATCGTTACCAGGTTTATTGGCCATTGCGCGTCAACTCAATGTCACAACAGATAATGTACAAGTGGCAATTCATGAACTTGTGACTGAACAAATGATTACACAAAATTTTGAAGAGGGTGCACGTGTCAAAATTCCGCAACCATTTTTCTATCCTTTAGATGAGTTGATGAGCATTGGTCGTATGATTTCTGATAAAGGTTATGAAAGTGGAACGGTATTTTTAAGTCTTGATGAAGAAATCGCTTCTCTCGACGACTGTAAAGTGATGCAATTAGAACCGAATTCACCTATTACAGTCATTGAACGTATACGCACTGCTAATAGTCAGCCTGTCGTATATTGTTTGGATAAAGTGACAACAAACGTATTATCTCATTTTGGGACACATAATCAGCAAACGTCTATTTTAAAAGCGATTGAAGCCGAGAGTCATCAAACGATTGCTTATGCTGAAACTGAAATGGAAGCTATTAGTTATGAACCTTATATTTCAGATGCACTTGAAGCAGACCCACAAGATGGCCTTATGTTATTAAAACAAGTCCATTACACAGAAGATGGCACACCGATACTCTATTCTTTAAATTATTTTAAAAGTAGCCTAGTGAAGTTTCGAACAATTCGAAAACGTCTATAA